In the Chlorobium limicola DSM 245 genome, one interval contains:
- a CDS encoding NUDIX hydrolase, which translates to MFKQSGVIPVLDDRLVLITARKSDRWIIPKGYVEKGLTPADSAAKEAYEEAGLIGKVHHNEVGQYRYRKFGKRFAVQVFPLFIETMLDEWDEMHLRRRRIVSPEEAFELLYHDELKTIVSVFFGIGR; encoded by the coding sequence ATGTTCAAACAGTCGGGGGTCATCCCTGTGCTTGACGACAGGCTGGTGCTGATTACCGCCCGGAAGTCAGACCGATGGATCATACCGAAAGGATATGTCGAGAAAGGTCTTACTCCTGCCGATTCTGCCGCAAAGGAGGCGTATGAGGAGGCCGGTCTGATTGGGAAAGTTCATCATAATGAGGTCGGGCAGTACCGGTACAGGAAATTCGGTAAACGGTTCGCTGTTCAGGTTTTTCCGTTATTTATCGAAACGATGCTGGATGAATGGGATGAGATGCATCTGCGTCGGCGCAGGATAGTATCGCCTGAAGAGGCTTTTGAGTTGCTCTATCATGATGAACTGAAAACCATTGTATCGGTTTTTTTCGGAATTGGCAGGTGA
- a CDS encoding efflux RND transporter permease subunit gives MKGIIKYFVKYPVIGNAVYLAIMLFGLVAFSQIRTTFFPDIPPNFVYVTATYPGASPEELEEGVTLKIEDKLKGVTGIDRVTSVSAENSATVSVELKKGADANELLQEVTNAVDQISSFPAGLEKLQIYKQDRVDFVVAYALYGDVDLGTLKAYARRIERDLRNEGIASKVRLSGFPEEEIEISVSERAMDSYGITFAEIASAVNRTNLKITGGTIRGEREELLIRADNKGYKARDLENLVVRAGSGGAVVRLRDVAAVRDRWSEVPDRTWFNGKPSVTIDIEKSTDEDMFVIAGGVKEYMEAFDARHPDVRAEVLRNGSAIVRERADILSYNGVIGMILVVLFLSFSLNPRLALWVAAGIPFSFAGMFILGSIYGLTINVVSLLAMILVVGILVDDGIVIAESIYQRYEKGEKPLQAAINGTAEVVPSVAAAVLTTVVLFLLFLFLDGDLGKRVKDIAFVAVTTLLISLVESVLILPAHIAHSRALHEAPGQKTWLLKKSEEFLHFQRDILYAPVLKFGIKNPLITIAVPVALMFITIGAMKGGLIKTTFFPVIEQDNIQVTLEMQTGTRDAVTDSVLTAMERNVWQVNRDYLKGQENEEGLVTAIGRTIGPKGHQGGLRISLVDSRLRKIDSQEIADRIRRKTGTVEGARKLQIGGGGMWGMPVSIALKSDNLVQLRAAREKLETALKGMGELKDVSDNDPPGLEEVSVKLNAKAYALGLTNADVMNQIRSAYFGLESQRLLRGIDEIKVWVRYRETERSSIRALEAMRIRLSDGRSFPLTEIAALSIARGVSSINHIDAQRVVKIEADVADNNTAVPDLLETIRAKIMPGVLADYPDVSFNFEGQSRESGKTTGSMKIAFPVLFSIMYLIIVFTFRSFLQGFIVLLLIPFSLVGVAWGHFIQGYILSMLSLYGVIALIGIVVNDSLVFISTMNSRLKEGALFSDTLYEVGISRFRPIILTSLTTIAGLGPLIFERSRQAQFLSPMAISVAYGLLFGTTLTLIMLPAMLVLFNSAKRKIVSFSEKRAITAEEVEPALREELFSEMH, from the coding sequence GTGAAAGGCATTATCAAATACTTTGTCAAATATCCGGTTATCGGAAATGCCGTGTATCTGGCAATAATGCTGTTCGGCCTGGTTGCGTTCAGCCAGATCAGAACCACGTTTTTTCCGGATATTCCCCCCAACTTCGTTTATGTGACCGCCACCTATCCGGGGGCATCTCCAGAGGAACTCGAAGAAGGTGTAACCCTGAAAATCGAGGACAAGCTCAAAGGGGTTACCGGTATTGACCGGGTGACCTCGGTTTCCGCTGAAAACAGCGCAACCGTTTCCGTTGAACTGAAAAAAGGCGCGGATGCCAATGAACTGCTTCAGGAGGTCACCAACGCCGTCGATCAGATCAGCTCGTTTCCCGCCGGTCTTGAAAAGCTCCAGATCTACAAGCAGGACCGCGTTGATTTTGTGGTTGCGTATGCACTTTACGGAGATGTCGATCTTGGAACGCTCAAAGCCTATGCTCGGCGTATTGAACGGGATCTTCGCAATGAAGGTATCGCTTCAAAAGTCAGGCTGAGCGGTTTTCCGGAGGAGGAGATCGAGATCAGTGTGAGTGAACGGGCGATGGACTCCTATGGAATAACCTTTGCCGAAATAGCCTCCGCAGTGAACCGTACCAATCTCAAGATCACCGGAGGAACCATACGCGGCGAAAGGGAGGAGCTGCTTATCAGAGCCGACAACAAAGGGTACAAGGCGCGGGATCTGGAAAATCTTGTCGTACGGGCCGGATCGGGAGGGGCTGTCGTGCGTCTGCGAGACGTTGCGGCCGTGCGCGACCGCTGGTCTGAAGTGCCCGACAGGACCTGGTTCAACGGTAAACCCTCTGTCACCATCGATATTGAAAAAAGCACCGATGAGGACATGTTCGTCATTGCCGGTGGGGTCAAGGAGTATATGGAAGCATTCGATGCCCGTCACCCCGATGTGCGTGCCGAAGTGCTCCGCAACGGTTCGGCAATTGTCAGGGAGCGCGCCGATATTCTCAGTTACAATGGTGTGATCGGTATGATTCTCGTTGTTCTGTTTCTCTCCTTTTCCCTCAATCCGAGGCTTGCCCTCTGGGTTGCCGCAGGTATTCCCTTCTCCTTTGCCGGCATGTTTATTCTCGGTTCCATTTACGGCCTGACCATCAATGTCGTTTCGCTGCTTGCCATGATCCTTGTGGTCGGCATTCTGGTCGATGACGGAATCGTGATTGCCGAAAGCATCTATCAGCGATATGAGAAAGGGGAAAAACCTCTGCAGGCGGCAATCAACGGAACGGCTGAAGTCGTCCCATCCGTTGCCGCCGCAGTCCTGACTACGGTCGTGCTTTTTCTTCTTTTTCTTTTTCTTGACGGCGACCTCGGCAAGCGTGTCAAGGATATCGCATTCGTCGCCGTGACAACCCTCCTGATTTCGCTTGTAGAGAGCGTGCTCATTCTTCCTGCGCACATCGCGCATTCGCGGGCACTGCATGAAGCCCCCGGCCAAAAAACATGGCTGCTGAAAAAGTCTGAGGAGTTTCTTCATTTCCAGCGCGACATTCTCTATGCACCCGTTCTGAAATTCGGCATTAAAAATCCACTCATTACGATCGCCGTGCCGGTAGCCCTGATGTTTATAACCATCGGCGCCATGAAGGGCGGGTTGATAAAAACGACCTTTTTTCCGGTCATCGAACAGGATAACATTCAGGTGACCCTTGAAATGCAGACCGGCACCAGAGATGCCGTAACCGACAGCGTTCTCACTGCCATGGAGCGCAATGTCTGGCAGGTTAACCGCGACTACCTGAAAGGTCAGGAGAACGAGGAGGGACTCGTAACCGCCATTGGCCGCACGATAGGCCCCAAAGGTCATCAGGGCGGTTTGCGGATTTCACTGGTTGACAGCCGATTAAGGAAAATCGACAGTCAGGAGATTGCCGATCGTATCCGCCGGAAAACCGGCACGGTCGAGGGAGCCCGCAAACTGCAGATCGGAGGCGGCGGAATGTGGGGGATGCCGGTTTCCATTGCACTTAAAAGCGATAACCTCGTACAGCTCAGGGCTGCAAGGGAGAAGCTTGAAACTGCCCTCAAAGGCATGGGAGAACTCAAGGATGTTTCGGACAACGATCCTCCAGGTCTTGAAGAGGTTTCCGTGAAGTTGAATGCAAAGGCTTATGCTCTCGGGCTGACCAATGCAGATGTCATGAACCAGATTCGCAGCGCATATTTCGGCCTTGAGTCGCAGCGTCTGCTTCGCGGAATTGATGAGATCAAGGTCTGGGTCCGTTACCGGGAAACCGAGCGTTCATCGATTCGGGCACTCGAAGCCATGCGTATCCGGCTTTCCGATGGGCGTTCCTTTCCGTTGACCGAGATTGCCGCACTGAGCATTGCAAGGGGAGTTTCATCGATCAACCATATCGATGCACAGCGGGTGGTTAAAATCGAAGCCGACGTTGCTGATAATAACACTGCCGTTCCCGATCTGCTTGAAACGATCAGAGCGAAAATCATGCCGGGCGTTCTTGCCGATTATCCTGATGTAAGTTTCAATTTCGAGGGACAGAGCCGTGAGAGCGGAAAAACCACCGGTTCGATGAAGATTGCCTTTCCGGTGCTTTTTTCGATCATGTACCTGATCATCGTGTTTACATTCCGCTCGTTTCTTCAGGGTTTTATCGTTCTTCTGCTCATTCCGTTCAGCCTTGTCGGTGTCGCTTGGGGCCATTTCATCCAGGGCTATATTCTCAGCATGCTCTCTCTTTACGGAGTGATTGCGCTTATCGGTATCGTCGTCAATGACTCCCTGGTCTTTATTAGCACCATGAACTCCCGGCTCAAGGAAGGCGCACTGTTTTCAGATACCTTGTACGAAGTTGGAATCAGCCGTTTTCGTCCGATTATTCTCACTTCCCTTACGACAATAGCCGGTCTTGGGCCGCTGATTTTCGAACGGAGCCGGCAGGCGCAGTTTCTTTCCCCGATGGCCATTTCCGTGGCGTACGGGTTGCTGTTCGGTACAACGTTAACCCTGATTATGCTTCCGGCCATGCTTGTGCTTTTCAACAGTGCAAAGCGGAAAATCGTGTCTTTTTCTGAAAAACGGGCAATCACTGCCGAAGAGGTCGAACCTGCGCTGAGAGAGGAACTCTTTTCGGAAATGCACTGA
- the metK gene encoding methionine adenosyltransferase: protein MSQSRYFFTSESVSEGHPDKVSDQISDAVLDEFLRQDPNSRVACETFVTTGQVIVGGEVTTKGIVDIQKIARRVVTEIGYTKGEYMFEANSCGVLSALHSQSPDINRGVDRKEEIADEFDRVGAGDQGMMFGYACTETPELMPAAIQFAQQLVKKLAEIRKEGKIMTYLRPDAKSQVTLEYIDDKVARVDAVVVSTQHDPEPAGMSEADFQAVIRKDIIENVVKVVIPAELLDENTKFHINPTGRFEIGGPHGDTGLTGRKIIVDTYGGAAPHGGGAFSGKDPSKVDRSAAYASRHVAKNIVAADLADKCTVQVSYAIGVARPVSIYIDTHGTAKHGLDDAEIQAKAEKIFDLRPAAIIRRFNLDRPHGWCYQDTAAYGHFGRDIFPWEKTDKVEELKKAFNLA from the coding sequence ATGTCACAGTCAAGGTATTTCTTTACCTCCGAATCCGTATCAGAAGGACATCCGGACAAGGTTTCCGATCAGATTTCCGATGCCGTTCTTGATGAGTTTCTTCGCCAGGATCCCAATTCACGAGTAGCCTGTGAAACATTCGTCACCACCGGTCAGGTGATCGTCGGCGGTGAAGTCACAACCAAGGGCATTGTCGATATTCAGAAAATCGCACGCAGAGTCGTCACTGAAATCGGTTACACCAAGGGCGAATACATGTTCGAAGCCAACTCTTGCGGCGTACTCTCCGCCCTGCACAGCCAGTCACCGGATATCAACCGCGGCGTTGACCGTAAGGAAGAGATTGCCGATGAGTTCGACCGCGTCGGAGCCGGCGACCAGGGTATGATGTTCGGTTATGCCTGCACGGAAACTCCCGAACTGATGCCCGCAGCTATCCAGTTCGCTCAGCAGCTCGTCAAGAAACTTGCCGAAATCCGCAAGGAAGGCAAAATCATGACCTACCTCCGCCCTGATGCGAAAAGCCAGGTGACCCTCGAATATATCGATGATAAAGTTGCCCGCGTCGATGCTGTAGTTGTATCTACCCAGCACGATCCTGAGCCGGCAGGCATGAGCGAAGCCGATTTCCAGGCTGTGATAAGGAAAGACATTATCGAAAATGTCGTCAAGGTTGTTATTCCTGCCGAACTGCTCGATGAAAACACCAAATTCCACATCAACCCTACAGGACGCTTTGAAATCGGCGGACCTCACGGAGATACCGGTCTGACCGGCCGCAAGATCATTGTCGATACCTATGGCGGCGCAGCTCCTCACGGCGGCGGTGCATTCAGCGGCAAAGATCCTTCCAAGGTCGACCGCAGCGCGGCATACGCATCACGTCACGTAGCAAAGAACATCGTTGCAGCTGATCTGGCCGATAAATGCACCGTCCAAGTCTCCTACGCAATCGGCGTCGCTCGCCCGGTATCGATTTACATCGATACCCACGGAACCGCAAAACACGGCCTCGACGATGCTGAAATCCAGGCAAAAGCCGAGAAAATCTTCGATCTTCGTCCGGCGGCCATCATCAGAAGATTCAACCTCGACAGGCCTCACGGCTGGTGCTACCAGGATACTGCCGCTTATGGTCATTTCGGTCGCGACATCTTCCCTTGGGAAAAAACCGACAAAGTTGAAGAACTCAAAAAAGCCTTCAATCTGGCCTGA
- a CDS encoding efflux RND transporter periplasmic adaptor subunit, with protein sequence MVIGKRYFSFLIAGAIIIAGVVTGGILGKRNPDAKSEKPSRKAVALNIVTVSNGAVEFPVEMSGSIDALRKIEMYAEVSGVFRDGVRPFREGGFFRRGEPLLVIEDSVFRNSVLAERSSFLNLVTLVLPDIIIDFPEESAKWKRYAESFRIESSLRPLPEPATDRERNYLAARNIYNKFYAIRSMEATLGKYRITAPFDGTVTLSEVNPGALIRTGQKIGEFAASGNFELRVSAAIRDAGFLKVNTPVMLVSDDFSGSVSGTIKRINANISPATQTVSVYIEVADPRLRDGMYLTALKTVAVPDAFAISRTLLHNDHQLFVLENSRFVLKSVRVIAYNNDKAVITGLPDGTKLPAEKLPGMYDGMDARALLKP encoded by the coding sequence ATGGTGATTGGAAAAAGATATTTCTCATTCCTGATCGCAGGGGCGATTATCATTGCCGGGGTTGTGACAGGCGGAATACTGGGAAAGCGGAATCCGGATGCGAAATCTGAAAAGCCCTCTCGAAAAGCGGTTGCCCTGAATATTGTTACCGTCAGCAACGGCGCCGTAGAATTTCCCGTTGAGATGAGCGGTTCTATCGATGCTCTCAGAAAAATCGAGATGTATGCCGAGGTTTCGGGAGTCTTTCGCGACGGTGTCCGACCGTTCAGGGAGGGCGGCTTTTTTCGTCGCGGCGAGCCGTTGCTGGTGATCGAAGATTCCGTTTTTCGTAATAGTGTTCTTGCCGAACGAAGCAGTTTTCTCAATCTTGTCACTCTGGTGCTTCCCGATATCATTATCGACTTTCCTGAAGAGTCGGCAAAGTGGAAACGCTATGCAGAGTCGTTTCGTATCGAATCTTCGTTGCGTCCGCTTCCCGAGCCGGCAACCGACCGGGAGCGAAACTATCTGGCTGCACGCAATATCTATAATAAATTCTATGCTATCCGAAGCATGGAGGCAACGCTCGGCAAATATCGCATTACAGCGCCTTTTGACGGTACGGTGACGCTCTCCGAAGTAAATCCGGGCGCGCTGATTCGAACGGGACAGAAAATCGGAGAGTTTGCAGCTTCCGGAAATTTTGAGCTTCGGGTTTCTGCCGCAATCCGTGATGCCGGGTTTCTCAAGGTCAATACTCCGGTCATGCTGGTATCCGATGATTTCAGCGGAAGCGTGAGCGGCACCATTAAAAGAATCAATGCAAACATATCACCCGCAACGCAGACCGTGTCCGTTTACATCGAGGTTGCGGATCCCAGACTGAGAGACGGCATGTACCTGACTGCATTGAAAACGGTTGCCGTTCCCGATGCGTTCGCCATTTCCCGTACGCTGCTGCATAACGATCATCAACTCTTCGTACTTGAGAATTCCCGATTTGTTTTGAAGTCTGTAAGGGTAATCGCTTACAATAACGACAAGGCGGTCATTACCGGTCTTCCTGACGGTACGAAGCTGCCAGCAGAAAAACTGCCGGGGATGTATGACGGAATGGACGCACGAGCCTTGCTCAAACCGTGA
- a CDS encoding TolC family protein, translating to MTSDSLKASAFKGSAEYLIARKAVQQSRFDLLQARSEFFPQIAVQAGYGLSRTADGFDIGLGDTEPGVSASLSLNYSIFNGFQSVIKNQNARIALLNREILEQKAASVLEKKVADTFYAYQNSREILRFQETAIASAELNFRRTRELYILGQVTNTTFREAQLNLVQARKNIASARFEAKKLELQLMRLAGTLLKKQ from the coding sequence ATGACTTCTGATTCGCTCAAAGCTTCGGCTTTCAAAGGCAGTGCGGAGTATCTGATAGCAAGGAAAGCCGTTCAGCAGTCCCGTTTCGATCTGTTGCAGGCCCGTTCGGAGTTTTTTCCCCAGATTGCCGTTCAGGCCGGATATGGATTAAGCAGAACTGCTGACGGGTTCGATATCGGGCTTGGCGATACCGAGCCGGGGGTTTCGGCTTCACTTTCCCTGAATTACAGTATTTTTAACGGGTTTCAGTCGGTCATTAAAAACCAGAATGCCCGGATTGCACTGCTGAATCGTGAAATTCTTGAACAGAAAGCAGCCAGCGTACTGGAAAAAAAAGTGGCCGACACGTTTTATGCCTATCAGAACAGTCGTGAAATTCTGCGTTTTCAGGAAACTGCCATCGCATCCGCCGAATTGAATTTTCGCCGGACCAGAGAACTCTATATACTTGGACAGGTAACCAATACGACGTTCAGGGAGGCACAGCTTAATCTGGTTCAGGCCAGAAAAAATATTGCATCGGCAAGATTTGAGGCAAAAAAACTCGAACTGCAGCTGATGCGACTCGCAGGGACTTTGCTGAAAAAGCAATGA
- the pheT gene encoding phenylalanine--tRNA ligase subunit beta codes for MKISVNWLKKFIPSFSPDIPALVEKLTFLGLEVEDVLGCRQLDERIVVGRIEEVDRHPDADRLTVCRVNTGQGELLQIVCGAPNVASGMVVPVAMVGAKLGQPDGEAFSIKKSKIRGVQSFGMICAADELGLSGDHTGVMVLDPASPLGAPVASLLDTDAILDIAVTPNRPDVLSHLGIARELALPEDIVIPERHMIDFAQTADLVEIRDREACPYYSAVAIRGVQVGESPEWLRQCLESIGLKPKNNIVDITNYILHSLGQPLHAFDLGKLAGGRVVVRSDVSASFTAITQETCTVGPGMPVICDSEKPAAIAGVMGGLDSAVTAGTTDILLESAYFTPSFVRKSAKKAGISSDSSYRFERGVDPLNVKRAAECAVSLILELAGGEIAAAQECGKEPSELLRLTLRPQRVNAMLGSSIEPETMSSILAGIGFVHTATTAEGYMEFLVPSYRVDVTSEIDLVEEVARVYGYDNIQPSVQMVTTYPESRRVPEYFPDYLRSLLIGLDFREVLTNPLIRRSEAALFDQCLISVLNPISEGLEVLRPSLVPAFLKVIAHNIRYGNKDLKLFEVARGFIGKDLSEGNELPLEAFSEREYLVMAITGSRNPRLWNQPMEKTDFYDMTGSVGMLLEKLNLLDKSSLIAYNENTVGIELELTGGQGKPRRYRAGVVQLIDAAVLGAFDIVGEVYIAELDTAVLQDCFASSITYEPPSRFPAVQRDLSFILPLEVPVQSLVDVVRASDSLIRAVTVFDHFVRGDQEGGARSVALSLDIADYEGTLLDERINDILEKAGSSAGKKLGAVIRQV; via the coding sequence ATGAAAATATCTGTCAACTGGCTGAAAAAGTTTATTCCCTCCTTTTCTCCCGATATTCCGGCTCTTGTTGAAAAGCTGACCTTTCTCGGTCTTGAAGTTGAGGATGTGCTCGGTTGCCGACAGCTTGACGAGCGTATCGTAGTCGGCAGAATCGAGGAGGTCGATCGGCACCCCGATGCCGATCGACTGACGGTCTGTCGGGTCAATACCGGTCAGGGGGAACTGCTGCAGATTGTGTGCGGTGCGCCGAATGTCGCCAGCGGAATGGTGGTGCCTGTTGCCATGGTTGGTGCAAAACTCGGACAGCCGGACGGCGAGGCTTTTTCAATCAAGAAGTCGAAAATCCGGGGAGTTCAATCTTTCGGTATGATTTGTGCAGCCGATGAACTCGGTCTGTCTGGCGACCATACCGGCGTTATGGTTCTTGATCCTGCAAGTCCGCTGGGCGCGCCCGTCGCATCCCTGCTCGATACCGATGCGATACTCGATATCGCGGTCACCCCCAATCGTCCCGATGTGCTTTCTCATCTCGGCATAGCCAGAGAACTCGCTCTGCCTGAAGATATCGTCATTCCTGAACGGCACATGATTGATTTTGCCCAAACCGCTGATCTGGTCGAGATCCGCGATCGGGAGGCATGTCCCTACTATTCGGCAGTGGCTATACGGGGCGTACAGGTCGGAGAGTCACCGGAATGGCTGAGGCAGTGCCTTGAAAGCATCGGCCTGAAGCCAAAAAACAATATTGTCGATATTACCAATTACATTCTCCATTCACTGGGACAGCCGCTGCACGCCTTCGATCTCGGGAAGCTTGCCGGTGGGCGTGTGGTGGTTCGCAGCGATGTTTCGGCTTCGTTTACGGCAATTACCCAGGAAACCTGCACTGTCGGGCCGGGAATGCCGGTTATCTGCGACAGCGAAAAACCGGCAGCCATTGCAGGGGTTATGGGCGGCCTTGATTCGGCAGTTACGGCAGGGACAACAGATATTCTTCTGGAATCGGCTTATTTTACCCCCTCTTTTGTCAGAAAATCCGCGAAAAAAGCCGGAATATCATCGGATTCCTCCTACCGTTTCGAGCGCGGAGTCGATCCTCTGAATGTGAAACGGGCAGCAGAGTGCGCCGTTTCGCTCATTCTCGAACTGGCGGGCGGCGAGATAGCCGCAGCCCAGGAGTGCGGTAAGGAGCCGTCGGAATTGCTCCGTCTGACGTTAAGGCCTCAGCGGGTCAATGCCATGCTTGGCAGCTCTATCGAGCCCGAAACGATGAGTTCGATACTTGCCGGAATAGGTTTTGTTCATACGGCAACGACGGCAGAGGGATATATGGAGTTTCTTGTACCTTCGTATCGGGTCGATGTGACGTCCGAGATTGACCTCGTCGAGGAAGTTGCACGAGTTTATGGATATGACAACATCCAGCCATCCGTGCAGATGGTTACAACCTACCCCGAGTCCCGCAGGGTGCCCGAATATTTTCCCGATTACCTCAGAAGCCTGCTTATCGGTCTGGATTTCAGGGAGGTGCTTACCAATCCATTGATCAGAAGATCCGAAGCGGCACTTTTCGATCAGTGCCTCATTTCCGTTCTCAATCCGATCAGCGAGGGTCTTGAAGTTCTTCGCCCTTCGCTTGTGCCGGCATTTCTTAAAGTGATTGCGCATAATATCCGTTATGGGAACAAAGATCTCAAGCTGTTCGAGGTTGCCCGCGGATTTATCGGGAAAGACCTTTCGGAGGGGAACGAGTTGCCTCTTGAGGCGTTCAGTGAACGCGAGTACCTTGTCATGGCGATTACCGGATCACGTAATCCCCGGTTATGGAATCAGCCGATGGAAAAAACGGACTTTTATGATATGACCGGTTCCGTCGGGATGCTTCTGGAGAAGCTGAATTTACTTGACAAATCCTCGCTTATTGCCTATAATGAAAATACGGTCGGTATTGAGCTTGAACTGACCGGAGGACAGGGGAAACCCCGAAGATACCGGGCCGGGGTGGTTCAGTTGATCGATGCCGCTGTACTCGGCGCATTCGATATTGTCGGGGAGGTGTATATAGCAGAGCTCGATACAGCTGTACTTCAGGACTGTTTCGCCTCATCGATTACCTATGAACCTCCATCAAGGTTTCCTGCTGTTCAAAGGGATTTATCGTTTATTCTTCCTTTAGAGGTACCCGTTCAGTCGCTTGTTGACGTTGTCAGAGCAAGCGACTCCCTGATCCGGGCCGTTACGGTTTTCGATCATTTTGTCCGCGGCGATCAGGAGGGAGGGGCGCGCAGTGTAGCGCTCTCGCTTGATATCGCCGATTACGAGGGTACTTTACTGGATGAAAGGATTAACGATATTCTTGAAAAAGCCGGCAGCAGTGCCGGAAAAAAACTTGGTGCGGTAATTCGACAAGTCTGA
- a CDS encoding sugar phosphate nucleotidyltransferase → MKAIIPVAGVGTRLRPHTFSHPKVLLNVAGKPIIGHIMDKLIDAGIDEAIVIVGYLGSMVEDWLRKNYSIKFTFVNQHERLGLAHAVWMCKPYIRNDEPLLIILGDTIFDVDLRPVLENEVSTLGVHEVDDPRRFGVAVTENGKIMKLVEKPDEPISNLAIVGLYFLRQAAPLFSSIDHLIHKDIKTKGEYQLTDALQYMIEHGEPFTTFPVNGWYDCGKPETLLSTNETLLQKKPKSKAYPGCIINDPVFIAENASVSNAIIGPNATIGEHAVVSDAIIKDSIIGNDARVSQIMLDNSIVGNNASISGNPHEINIGDYSEIRVR, encoded by the coding sequence ATGAAAGCCATCATTCCAGTTGCCGGTGTAGGAACCCGTTTGCGCCCTCACACCTTCTCACATCCGAAAGTACTTCTGAACGTAGCAGGCAAACCGATTATCGGACACATCATGGACAAGCTCATCGATGCCGGTATTGATGAGGCAATTGTCATTGTTGGCTATCTCGGCAGTATGGTAGAGGATTGGCTCAGAAAAAACTACTCCATCAAGTTCACCTTTGTCAACCAGCACGAACGTCTGGGTCTGGCTCACGCAGTCTGGATGTGCAAACCCTACATCAGAAACGATGAACCGCTCCTGATCATTCTCGGGGATACCATTTTCGATGTAGACCTCCGGCCCGTGCTTGAAAACGAGGTTTCGACCCTTGGAGTACACGAAGTCGACGATCCGCGCAGATTCGGAGTGGCGGTAACGGAGAATGGAAAAATCATGAAACTGGTAGAAAAACCCGATGAACCGATCAGCAATCTTGCCATTGTCGGTCTCTATTTTCTCCGGCAGGCCGCACCTCTTTTTTCCTCTATCGATCATCTGATCCATAAAGATATCAAAACCAAGGGAGAGTACCAGCTCACCGATGCCCTGCAATACATGATCGAGCATGGGGAACCGTTCACGACCTTTCCCGTAAACGGTTGGTACGACTGCGGAAAACCCGAAACGCTGCTCTCAACCAATGAAACCCTGCTTCAGAAAAAACCGAAATCAAAAGCATACCCCGGGTGCATCATCAATGATCCGGTATTCATTGCGGAAAACGCGTCGGTCTCAAACGCCATAATCGGCCCTAATGCCACCATCGGCGAACATGCCGTTGTCAGCGACGCAATTATAAAAGATTCCATTATCGGCAATGACGCCAGAGTAAGCCAGATCATGCTTGACAATTCGATTGTCGGCAACAATGCCTCAATCAGCGGTAATCCTCATGAAATCAATATCGGCGATTACTCGGAAATACGGGTGCGGTAA